The sequence AATCGGACGCGCGATGGCGGATCGCTTCGCGCAGGCGGGGATGAAGATCGTCCTCGCGGACATCGAGTCCGGCCCGCTCGAAGCCGCCGCGAAGGAGATCCGCGAGGGCGGCGCCGAGGTCGTCTCCGCGCGCACGGACGTGACGGACCTCACCGCGGTCGAAGCGCTCCTCGCCACCACCCTCGACGCGTTCGGTGCGGCCCACGTCGTCTGCAACAACGCGGGCGTCGCGACCGCCGGTCCGGTCTGGGAGGCCTCGATCGCGGACTGGGAGTTCACCCTCGGTGCGAACCTCTGGGGCGTCATCTACGGCGTGAAGACCTTCGCTCCGGACCTGCTCGAGCAGAACGAAGGCCACTTCGTGAACACCGCCTCGATGGCGGGCCTCGTCTCCGGCCCCGGCATGGGTGCGTACAACGTCTCGAAGTACGGCGTCGTCGCGCTGACCGAGACGCTCTTCGCCGATCTGCAGAACGTGGGCTCCGACGTCGGTGCGTCCGTCCTCTGTCCGGCCTTCGTGCAGTCGCGCATCTGGGACTCGGGTCGCAACCGGCCGGAATCGCTTCGGGACGAAGGCCGGGAGACGCTCGAGCAGTCGGAACGCGGACAGGCGCTCCGGGCGGTGATCGAGAACGCCATGCCCGCCGACCGCGTCGCCAACGCCGTCCACGATGCCATCGTCGCGAAACGGCTCTACATCCTGACCCACGAGTCCACCCGCGAGCCCCTCGAGCGGCGGATGCGGAACCTCCTCGACGGAACGAATCCGACCCAGGCCTTCGGAGATCCCGCGAATCTCCAGCGCTAGCCGGAGAAGACAGAAGGTCGCCCGTCCCGACCCGGTCGCGACCTCGCCGACGGCGTGGCCTTCCCGGAAGGTCCGCGCTGGCACGAAGGCGCCTTCTATTTCTCGGAGATGCGCGCCCACGAGGTGGACGTTCCGCACGCCGGAAAACCCTGAGACGCGTCTCAGCGGGTCCAGAGGCACCTGGGAGGGCCCTTGCTCGGAACTTATTC is a genomic window of bacterium containing:
- a CDS encoding SDR family NAD(P)-dependent oxidoreductase, whose amino-acid sequence is MQDLKGKVAVVTGGASGIGRAMADRFAQAGMKIVLADIESGPLEAAAKEIREGGAEVVSARTDVTDLTAVEALLATTLDAFGAAHVVCNNAGVATAGPVWEASIADWEFTLGANLWGVIYGVKTFAPDLLEQNEGHFVNTASMAGLVSGPGMGAYNVSKYGVVALTETLFADLQNVGSDVGASVLCPAFVQSRIWDSGRNRPESLRDEGRETLEQSERGQALRAVIENAMPADRVANAVHDAIVAKRLYILTHESTREPLERRMRNLLDGTNPTQAFGDPANLQR